The Zalophus californianus isolate mZalCal1 chromosome 8, mZalCal1.pri.v2, whole genome shotgun sequence genome has a segment encoding these proteins:
- the LOC113938021 gene encoding protein PET117 homolog, mitochondrial: protein MSRSSKAVLGLSVVLTAATVAGVHLKQRQDRQRLHDGVIRDIERQNRKKENIRLLGEQIILTEQLEAEREKMLLAKGSQKT, encoded by the exons ATGTCGAGGAGCTCGAAGGCGGTGCTGGGCCTCTCGGTGGTGCTGACGGCGGCCACCGTGGCCGGCGTGCATCTGAAGCAGCGGCAGGACCGGCAG AGGCTTCATGATGGAGTGATCAGAGACATTGAGAGACAAAAtcggaaaaaagaaaacattcgtCTTTTGGGAGAACAGATTATTTTGACTGAGCAACTtgaagcagaaagagagaagatgtTATTGGCAAAAGGATCTCAAAAAACATGA